From a region of the Torulaspora globosa chromosome 7, complete sequence genome:
- the FUR4 gene encoding uracil permease (ancestral locus Anc_3.221), translated as MTTETDELAAVFSNPSRKSLHKRNSEDEILGKQKIRATGKSFYEEDVSSTVEASVDEYVEEQSRWKKFYSKWIIVDPSVADVSLTESFLYNHDLKPVEEKRRVWSWFNFAYFWLADCFNINTWQIAATGMQMGLNWWQCWITVWIGYGLVGVFVVAASRCGAAYHVSFPISVRASFGIFFSMWPIINRVVMAIVWYAVQAYLGGSTVSLMLKSIFGNDLNERIPNHFGSPNATTFEFMCFFLFWVGSIPFLLVAPHKIRHLFTVKAALVPIAAFGFLIWAVKKSHGKIALGSLNGTAPHGSEFSWIFVRSIIGCIANFATLIVNAPDFARFSKTPASSLWTQLIGIPFLFSITCLVGIIVTAAGYELYGVNYWSPIDVLARFLDSSFTPGTRAGVFLIAFVFTLAQLGTNISANSLSCGTDMTALFPRFVNIRRGSLFCAMIALCICPWNLLATSNKFTMALSAYAIFLSSIAGIIAADYFVVRRGYIKLSHLYSNKKGSFYMFNNRFGINWRAAVAYICGVAPNLPGFIGTVGAPQITVSQGALNLYYLSYWVGYFISFLVYIVLCYISPIPGTPVENIIRDKGWFQRFVDVEDFETEWRSDMKKPDLEDDFVDVYEYGNGKTCL; from the coding sequence ATGACGACAGAAACAGATGAATTGGCAGCAGTTTTCAGCAATCCTAGTCGGAAGTCATTGCACAAGAGAAACTCTGAGGATGAAATTCTGGGGAAACAGAAAATAAGGGCCACTGGTAAAAGTTTctacgaagaagacgtGTCCTCTACGGTCGAGGCGTCAGTTGACGAATAtgttgaagagcaaagTCGTTGGAAAAAATTTTACAGTAAGTGGATTATTGTGGATCCATCGGTAGCTGATGTTTCGCTGACTGAGTCGTTTCTGTATAATCATGACCTGAAGCCggtagaagaaaaaagacgGGTTTGGTCATGGTTCAATTTTGCATATTTCTGGCTGGCCGACTGTTTCAATATCAACACTTGGCAGATTGCTGCGACGGGCATGCAAATGGGTTTGAACTGGTGGCAGTGCTGGATAACTGTTTGGATTGGGTATGGGCTTGTCGGCGTCTTTGTCGTTGCGGCTTCCAGATGCGGCGCTGCCTACCATGTTTCTTTTCCCATTAGCGTGAGAGCTTCATTTggtattttcttctcgatgtGGCCTATAATTAACCGTGTTGTCATGGCTATTGTGTGGTATGCCGTCCAGGCATACCTGGGGGGTTCCACGGTGTCTTTGATGCTGAAGTCCATCTTCGGGAACGACCTGAACGAGAGGATTCCTAACCATTTTGGCTCACCCAACGCAACGACATTTGAGTTCATGTGttttttcctcttttggGTTGGGAGTATACCGTTTTTATTGGTTGCACCACACAAAATTAGACATCTTTTCACGGTGAAGGCAGCTTTGGTTCCCATTGCTGCCTTTGGGTTTCTGATATGGGCAGTGAAGAAATCACACGGTAAAATTGCATTGGGCTCGTTGAATGGTACGGCGCCTCATGGCTCTGAAttttcttggatcttcgTCAGGTCCATCATTGGATGCATCGCCAATTTCGCCACTTTAATCGTGAACGCTCCGGATTTTGCGAGATTCTCCAAGActcctgcttcttctttatGGACTCAGCTCATCGGTATTCCGTTCCTATTTTCTATAACCTGTCTGGTTGGCATCATTGTCACTGCAGCTGGGTATGAATTATACGGAGTTAATTACTGGTCTCCAATTGACGTGCTGGCGCGTTTCTTGGATAGTTCTTTCACACCCGGGACAAGGGCGGGTGTTTTTTTAATTGCATTTGTATTCACACTTGCACAGCTCGGTACCAATATATCAGCGAATTCACTGTCATGTGGAACCGATATGACCGCTTTATTTCCTAGATTTGTTAACATACGCCGTGGGTCTCTGTTTTGTGCTATGATTGCGCTGTGTATCTGCCCATGGAACTTACTGGCAACTTCCAACAAATTCACTATGGCATTATCCGCGTACGCCATCTTTTTGTCGAGCATAGCCGGTATAATCGCTGCCGATTATTTCGTTGTCAGAAGAGGTTACATTAAGCTGTCTCATCTTTACTCCAACAAGAAAGGCTCTTTTTACATGTTCAACAATCGGTTCGGTATAAATTGGAGGGCCGCGGTGGCGTATATCTGCGGTGTCGCTCCTAATTTGCCGGGCTTTATTGGAACGGTCGGGGCACCACAAATCACTGTCTCGCAAGGCGCCTTAAACCTTTACTATTTGAGCTATTGGGTAGGATATTTTATCAGCTTTTTGGTTTACATTGTTTTGTGCTACATTTCCCCGATCCCTGGTACTCCCGTCGAGAACATTATTCGTGACAAGGGCTGGTTCCAACGATTTGTTgatgttgaagatttcgaaACGGAATGGAGAAGTGACATGAAGAAACCCGATCTGGAAGACGATTTTGTTGACGTCTATGAGTACGGAAATGGAAAAACTTGTTTATAA
- the CHS3 gene encoding chitin synthase CHS3 (ancestral locus Anc_3.223), translating to MSNDRSGDDNYLSFNGGDQESLLRSRHSTISHGPQRQGSLVRPERNQLNNPENPHYYYVQKAQEQQDHLDVQPSTTGVTPNYVGRSRVSGSLRSVVDVGDERGLESYPLQDFSNDQKPAVEEHVDDLTDENQANLLSTARGQKPVRSDVTRAKTITPWQLYCYIVSFWAPAPLLSLCGMPKKERQLAWREKIGLISVIFYLGAFVAYWTFGFTSTVCGHSVLRLKNNEVSTGYLIINGKAFALDSSSHPAAAGIDAGTNVLYPPVNAGGMDASFLFQNVNGNCLDLIKPKDNCSIPHDDQGKLAWYFPCKLFSQDGSTQPNFTKSEYYDGWACHTSEAAREAYYSLEPAAEVYFTWDDIKNSSRNLIVYNGHVLDLGLLNWLQTDDLDYPPMFSDLKRLDFQGYDLSIALANSYDKKVARCLSEIIKVGEVDSKTVGCIASDVVLYVSLIFILSVVIAKFLIACYFRWAVAMRQGAFPVDNKTMGQQLNKIEDWSNDIRTQGPIKQVAPELRPKHHTRTESRMDLLKKKGSKMFQPRNNSDFNDNMTTDGTIAGMTTMATQSAARAARERNSIHLSNTFPSRDLTTLAPSDSLLWNGDQRITAPGGSSIQSFDSAIIHPDAVQQPPLDYLPYGFPLIHTICFVTCYSEDEEGLKTTLDSLSTTDYPNSHKLLMVVCDGLIKGSGNDKTTPEIALGMMEDFIVPPDEVQPYSYVAVASGSKRHNMAKIYAGFYKYDSETVPPEKQQRVPMVTIVKCGTPDEQGSAKPGNRGKRDSQVILMSFLQKMTFDERMTELEFQLLKSIWQVTGLMADFYETVLMVDADTKVFPDSLTHMVAEMVKDPLIMGLCGETKIANKGQSWVTAIQVFEYYISHHQAKAFESVFGSVTCLPGCFSIYRIKSPKGSDGFWVPILANPDIVERYSDNVTDTLHKKNLLLLGEDRYLSSLMLRTFPKRKQVFVPKAACKTIVPDKFKVLLSQRRRWINSTVHNLFELVLIRDLCGTFCFSMQFVIGIELVGTLVLPLAICFTIYVIIVAIVSKPTPTMTLILLAIILGLPGLIVVITATRWSYLMWMGIYILALPIWNGVLPTYAYWKFDDFSWGETRTIAGGNKGGHDDAEGEFDHSKIKMRTWREFEREDRMHRSSSGRNDQDGMYLF from the coding sequence ATGTCAAACGACCGCTCTGGGGATGACAACTACTTGAGCTTCAATGGAGGAGATCAGGAATCGCTGCTTCGATCGAGACACAGTACTATTTCACATGGACCTCAGAGACAGGGGTCTCTGGTGAGACCCGAGAGAAATCAGCTAAATAACCCGGAGAATCCGCACTATTACTATGTGCAAAAAGCTCAGGAACAGCAGGATCATTTGGACGTTCAGCCTTCTACAACTGGGGTGACACCGAATTACGTGGGGCGATCACGGGTCAGTGGTTCGCTACGCTCAGTGGTAGATGTTGGCGATGAGCGTGGTTTGGAGAGCTATCCCCTGCAAGACTTTTCGAATGATCAGAAACCGGCGGTGGAAGAACATGTGGATGATCTCACTGACGAAAATCAGGCAAATTTGTTGTCTACGGCCCGTGGTCAGAAGCCGGTCAGGAGTGATGTGACGCGGGCAAAGACGATTACGCCGTGGCAGCTTTATTGTTATATCGTCTCGTTTTGGGCTCCGGCACCGCTTTTGTCCTTATGTGGCATGCCGAAGAAGGAGAGACAGCTGGCATGGAGGGAAAAAATCGGGCTTATATCTGTCATATTCTACTTGGGAGCGTTTGTCGCTTATTGGACTTTTGGGTTCACTAGTACTGTGTGTGGTCACAGCGTGCTTCGATTGAAAAATAACGAAGTGTCGACTGGCTACCTGATTATCAATGGGAAGGCGTTTGCGCTGGATTCGTCGTCGCATCCGGCGGCAGCCGGTATCGATGCCGGTACAAATGTTCTGTATCCTCCCGTCAATGCAGGCGGGATGGATGCATCTTTCCTGTTTCAGAATGTTAACGGTAACTGTCTGGATCTGATAAAGCCTAAGGACAACTGTTCGATTCCACACGATGACCAGGGAAAACTGGCGTGGTACTTCCCTTGTAAACTGTTCAGTCAAGACGGCTCTACGCAGCCAAACTTTACCAAGTCTGAATATTACGACGGTTGGGCTTGCCATACGTCAGAGGCTGCAAGAGAGGCATATTACTCGCTGGAACCGGCAGCGGAAGTGTATTTCACGTGGGACGATATTAaaaactcttcaaggaaTCTTATTGTCTACAACGGGCACGTCCTGGATCTCGGGCTCTTGAATTGGCTGCAGACCGATGACCTCGACTATCCGCCAATGTTCAGTGATTTAAAGAGGCTTGATTTTCAGGGGTATGATCTATCCATTGCACTGGCTAATAGCTACGACAAAAAAGTTGCTCGATGCTTGAGCGAGATCATCAAAGTCGGTGAAGTTGATTCAAAGACAGTTGGTTGCATTGCATCAGACGTTGTTCTTTACGTCTCATTAATTTTCATCTTATCTGTTGTCATtgccaagttcttgattGCATGCTATTTCCGCTGGGCAGTGGCCATGAGGCAAGGCGCTTTCCCGGTTGATAATAAAACCATGGGACAGCAGCTAAATAAAATTGAAGATTGGTCCAATGATATTCGTACCCAAGGTCCAATAAAGCAGGTGGCCCCCGAGTTAAGACCGAAGCATCATACTAGGACCGAGTCCAGGATGgatcttctcaagaaaaaaGGGTCTAAAATGTTTCAGCCAAGAAATAACAGCGACTTCAATGATAATATGACCACAGACGGCACGATCGCTGGAATGACGACGATGGCAACACAGAGTGCGGCAAGAGCTGCCAGAGAACGCAATTCCATCCATTTAAGTAACACATTTCCGTCTCGCGATTTGACAACACTTGCTCCAAGTGACTCTTTGTTATGGAATGGGGATCAAAGAATCACAGCACCAGGAGGTTCGTCGATACAATCTTTTGACTCCGCCATTATTCATCCAGATGCTGTACAGCAGCCGCCACTTGATTATCTGCCATATGGTTTTCCACTCATCCATACGATCTGCTTTGTGACCTGCTATTcggaagatgaagagggTTTGAAGACCACTCTAGACTCATTATCCACCACAGATTATCCAAACTCCCATAAATTATTGATGGTGGTATGCGACGGTCTGATTAAAGGTTCCGGTAATGATAAAACTACACCCGAAATAGCCCTAGGAATGATGGAAGACTTTATCGTTCCGCCAGATGAAGTTCAGCCGTACTCATACGTTGCGGTGGCTTCCGGTTCAAAACGTCATAACATGGCCAAGATTTACGCAGGTTTTTATAAGTATGACAGTGAAACTGTGCCTCCAGAGAAGCAACAGAGGGTCCCGATGGTTACAATCGTCAAGTGTGGTACTCCTGATGAACAAGGTTCAGCAAAACCTGGTAATAGAGGTAAGCGTGATTCTCAGGTTATTTTGATGTCATTTCTACAGAAGATGACTTTCGATGAAAGGATGACAGAGCTGGAATTCcagcttctgaagagcaTTTGGCAAGTAACTGGTCTGATGGCAGATTTTTATGAAACTGTTCTTATGGTTGACGCTGATACAAAAGTCTTTCCTGATTCTCTAACCCACATGGTAGCAGAGATGGTTAAGGATCCGCTAATTATGGGCCTTTGTGGTGAGACAAAGATTGCCAACAAAGGCCAGTCTTGGGTCACAGCCATACAAGTTTTTGAGTATTATATTTCGCATCACCAGGCCAAGGCATTTGAATCTGTGTTTGGCTCCGTGACCTGTTTACCAGGTTGCTTTTCAATCTATCGTATCAAGTCCCCCAAAGGATCTGACGGATTTTGGGTACCAATTTTAGCTAATCCTGACATTGTCGAGCGCTATTCAGACAACGTTACGGACACTCTGCACAAAAAGAATCTGTTATTACTTGGAGAAGATAGATATCTCTCGTCGTTGATGTTAAGGACCTTTCCAAAACGGAAACAGGTATTTGTTCCTAAGGCGGCCTGCAAAACCATTGTTCCTGACAAGTTCAAAGTTTTGTTGTCTCAACGTCGGCGTTGGATCAATTCCACTGTTCACAATCTTTTTGAATTGGTATTGATTAGAGATTTATGTGGTactttctgcttctctaTGCAATTTGTCATTGGTATTGAATTGGTTGGAACACTTGTGCTGCCTTTAGCAATCTGTTTCACCATATATGTCATCATTGTTGCTATTGTCTCGAAGCCCACTCCCACTATGACTTTGATTCTGCTTGCTATCATTTTGGGTTTGCCTGGTTTGATTGTCGTTATAACCGCAACAAGATGGTCCTACTTGATGTGGATGGGCATTTATATACTTGCATTGCCTATTTGGAACGGTGTACTACCAACTTACGCGTACTGGAAATTTGACGACTTCTCATGGGGTGAAACCAGAACCATCGCCGGTGGGAATAAAGGTGGGCACGATGACGCCGAGGGTGAATTCGATCATTCTAAAATTAAGATGAGAACATGGAGGgaatttgaaagagaagatAGAATGCATAGGTCGTCCAGCGGGAGAAATGACCAGGACGGGATGTACTTGTTTTAG
- a CDS encoding M20 family metallo-hydrolase: MRSVTASETSLSATLNIPAAASLKIASGRLNRTILETGSQFGAAYRWGDLPHEFGMRRLAGTDEDREMRNWFVEECRSLGCEIKIDKIGNIFAIYPGKDKSGKPPTATGSHLDTQPEAGKYDGILGVLAGLEVLRTFKDNNFVPNYDVCVVVWFNEEGARFARSCTGSSVWSHDLDLAEAYALKSVGEEHPESVLESLTKIGYVGETPASYKENEIDAHFELHIEQGPILEDEGKRIGVVTGVQSYHWAKITVKGEGAHAGTTPWRLRKDALLMSSKMIVAAAEMAKSHQGLFTCGIIDAMPYSVNIIPGEVSFTLDVRHPDDSIEAIILQEIKDTFAKLVVENTGGALTYQWDVLQISPAVKFNEICIECVSRSAFAQFDKSQIRQIWSGAGHDSCQTAPHVPTSMIFIPSKDGLSHNYYEYSSAEEVEDGFKVLLQAIINYDNYRALRGH; this comes from the coding sequence ATGAGATCTGTTACTGCGTCGGAAACCAGTTTGTCGGCGACTCTGAATATCCCAGCGGcagcttctttgaagattgcCTCCGGCCGGTTAAATAGAACAATTTTGGAGACGGGATCTCAGTTCGGTGCTGCGTACCGTTGGGGCGACCTGCCCCATGAGTTTGGGATGAGAAGATTGGCTGGGACCGATGAGGACCGTGAGATGAGAAACTGGTTTGTTGAGGAATGCAGAAGCCTCGGATGCGAGATCAAGATCGACAAAATCGGTAACATCTTCGCTATTTATCCTGGTAAGGACAAGTCAGGGAAGCCTCCCACAGCGACGGGGTCACATCTCGATACGCAGCCGGAAGCGGGCAAGTACGATGGGATCCTCGGGGTTTTGGCCGGATTGGAGGTGTTGAGAACGTTCAAGGACAACAATTTTGTCCCCAACTATGATGTCTGCGTGGTAGTTTGGTTTAATGAAGAGGGTGCTAGATTCGCCCGATCGTGTACCGGCAGCAGTGTGTGGTCTCATGATCTGGACCTGGCGGAGGCTTACGCTTTGAAATCCGTTGGTGAAGAACATCCCGAGTCTGTGCTAGAGTCCCTGACCAAGATTGGTTATGTCGGTGAAACGCCGGCCTCTTACAAGGAGAATGAAATTGATGCTCATTTCGAGTTACATATTGAGCAGGGACCAATCCTGGAGGATGAAGGGAAAAGGATTGGTGTTGTGACAGGGGTGCAAAGCTACCATTGGGCTAAAATCACTGTGAAGGGCGAGGGCGCACACGCTGGTACTACGCCCTGGAGGTTGAGGAAAGATGCACTTTTAATGTCATCGAAAATGATCGTGGCCGCTGCAGAAATGGCTAAATCGCACCAGGGACTTTTCACCTGTGGTATTATTGATGCAATGCCGTACTCGGTAAATATCATTCCGGGTGAAGTTTCGTTTACATTGGACGTCAGGCATCCAGATGATTCAATTGAAGCGATAATTCTGCAAGAGATAAAGGACACTTTTGCAAAATTGGTGGTAGAAAACACTGGAGGTGCGCTGACTTACCAGTGGGATGTTCTACAAATATCACCTGCCGTGAAATTTAATGAAATTTGTATCGAGTGTGTCTCCAGATCTGCATTTGCCCAATTTGATAAGTCACAGATCAGACAAATATGGTCTGGTGCTGGGCATGACTCCTGTCAAACCGCTCCTCATGTGCCAACCTCTATGATTTTCATCCCATCAAAGGACGGTTTATCCCACAACTACTACGAGTACTCCTCCGCAGAGGAAGTAGAAGATGGCTTCAAAGTACTGTTGCAAGCGATTATCAACTACGATAACTACAGGGCGTTGAGAGGTCATTAA
- the CHS2 gene encoding chitin synthase CHS2 (ancestral locus Anc_3.224), with translation MTRNPFMVEPSSGSPQRGSIPQLSRFHTNTSGRSEGTTYDREDLGDDYDQSRRFQGLPQSPSRAAQRYSPDRRHRAQFYRDSAHSSPVVDRYRANGYGSPQRPINPIFQVDDNDAETEDIISGYQAHPQQVPRSAPRSGNLFGERLYSQSSKATVSTGSTMSRGSYENDGKARKSFESYDDQSTAYTDDFAETKFEVNHPVRKDYVRRANSESRRRPMLENPNLAKAILKLDNPIPRGLLDTLPRRDSPEFTEMRYTACTVEADHFLEEGYSLRFAEMNRECQIVICITMYNEDKFALARTIDSIMKNVAHLCSRRRSQVWGPDGWKKVSVILISDGRTKVNQGALDYLAAIGVYQEDMAKASVNGDPVKAHIFELTTQVSINSDLDYVSKDIVPVQFVFCLKEENKKKINSHRWLFNAFCPVLQPNVVTLIDVGTRLNHTAIYHLWKVFDMDSNVAGAAGQIKTMKGKWGLKLFNPLVASQNFEYKISNILDKPLESVFGYISVLPGALSAYRYRALQNHEDGTGPLNSYFLGETQEGRDHDVFTANMYLAEDRILCWELVAKRDAKWVLKYVKEATGETDVPEDVPEFISQRRRWLNGAMFAALYAQLHFYQIWKTKHSITRKIFLHIEFFYQFVQMLFSWFAISNFVLTFYYLAGSMNRVIKNGNAVFIFFKYLIFCDLASLFIISMGNRPQGAKHLFIASMIILTICAAYALICGFVFAIKALASKEESHSIFTNIIISLLSTYGVYTITSIMYLDPWHMLTSSVQYFLTLPAFTCTLQVFAFCNTHDVSWGTKGSTSSLKPLSKAIVVQGPDGKQIVETDWPQEVDKKFTEIKSRLKEVEFEETVVDESQKRNDYYRDIRTRIVMIWMLSNLIFIMSITQVYKPEKVNNGYLIFILWSVAALAAFRGLGSMAFLFMKYLRMIVSYKNKAEGNGSYSLPKMNVFNRSDEA, from the coding sequence ATGACAAGAAATCCGTTTATGGTAGAGCCATCGAGCGGCTCTCCTCAAAGAGGCTCGATTCCGCAGCTGAGTAGGTTCCATACCAACACCAGTGGTAGATCCGAGGGGACTACGTATGATCGTGAAGATTTGGGCGACGACTATGATCAGTCCAGGAGATTTCAGGGCCTTCCGCAGTCACCCTCGAGGGCTGCCCAGCGATATTCACCTGATCGTCGTCATAGGGCCCAGTTTTATCGTGACAGTGCCCATAGCTCGCCCGTTGTAGATCGGTACAGAGCCAATGGGTATGGGTCGCCTCAGCGACCCATCAATCCGATCTTCCAGGTCGATGACAACGATGCCGAGACGGAGGACATTATTAGCGGTTACCAGGCACATCCGCAGCAGGTACCGAGGAGTGCACCCCGTAGTGGTAATCTTTTCGGGGAAAGATTGTACTCACAGAGCTCTAAGGCCACCGTCTCGACAGGTTCGACGATGAGCAGAGGCTCGTACGAGAACGATGGGAAAGCGCGCAAATCTTTTGAGAGCTATGACGACCAATCGACTGCTTATACTGATGACTTTGCCGAGACCAAGTTCGAGGTAAATCACCCAGTTCGTAAGGACTATGTCAGGCGTGCTAACTCTgagagcagaagaagaccGATGTTGGAAAATCCAAATCTAGCAAAGGCGATCCTGAAACTGGATAATCCTATTCCAAGAGGGTTGCTGGACACCCTGCCACGGAGAGACTCCCCGGAGTTTACAGAGATGAGATACACTGCATGCACTGTTGAGGCGGACCATTTCTTGGAAGAAGGTTACTCACTGAGGTTTGCTGAGATGAATCGAGAATGCCAAATTGTCATTTGTATTACGATGTACAACGAAGATAAATTTGCATTGGCTAGAACTATTGATTCGATCATGAAGAATGTGGCCCATCTGTGCAGCCGCAGGCGCTCACAAGTCTGGGGTCCTGATGGTTGGAAGAAAGTATCTGTTATCCTGATCAGCGACGGTAGAACAAAAGTAAATCAAGGTGCTCTGGACTACCTAGCGGCCATCGGTGTCTACCAGGAAGACATGGCCAAGGCATCAGTCAACGGAGATCCAGTGAAGGCACATATTTTTGAGTTAACAACACAGGTTTCCATAAACTCCGATCTTGATTACGTTTCTAAGGACATTGTGCCAGTGCAGTTCGTGTTTtgcttgaaagaagagaataaAAAGAAGATTAACTCGCATCGCTGGCTATTTAACGCTTTCTGTCCTGTACTGCAGCCAAATGTGGTTACATTGATTGACGTCGGTACCCGCCTAAATCATACAGCCATTTACCATCTATGGAAAGTTTTCGATATGGACTCAAATGTGGCTGGTGCAGCAGGCCAAATCAAGACAATGAAGGGCAAATGGGGtctgaaacttttcaatCCGCTAGTCGCCTCCCAGAATTTCGAGTACAAAATCTCAAATATTCTTGATAAACCATTAGAAAGCGTGTTTGGATATATATCGGTGCTGCCTGGTGCGCTGTCTGCTTACAGGTACCGAGCCCTACAAAACCACGAAGATGGAACCGGCCCGTTGAATTCATATTTCTTGGGAGAAACGCAAGAAGGTAGGGATCATGACGTCTTCACTGCTAATATGTATTTGGCCGAAGACAGAATTCTATGTTGGGAGTTAGTGGCTAAGAGGGATGCTAAATGGGTACTGAAATACGTCAAGGAAGCCACCGGTGAGACTGATGTTCCAGAAGATGTTCCGGAGTTCATTTCGCAGAGAAGACGTTGGTTGAACGGTGCTATGTTTGCGGCATTGTATGCTCAACTTCACTTCTACCAGATCTGGAAGACAAAACACTCCATAACGCGCAAAATATTCCTGCATATTGAATTCTTCTATCAGTTTGTTCAAATGCTATTCTCATGGTTCGCCATCTCGAACTTTGTTTTGACGTTTTACTACTTAGCTGGCTCAATGAATCGAGTGATCAAGAATGGTAACGCAgttttcatctttttcaagTACCTAATCTTCTGTGATTTGGCAAGTTTGTTTATCATTTCAATGGGTAACCGGCCACAGGGGGCCAAACATTTGTTCATAGCATCAATGATCATTTTGACCATCTGCGCCGCCTATGCATTGATTTGCGGGTTTGTTTTTGCAATCAAGGCATTAGcatccaaagaagaatctcATTCCATTTTCACTAATATCATAATTTCGCTGCTTTCCACATATGGTGTTTACACCATTACCTCTATCATGTACCTAGATCCCTGGCACATGTTAACGTCCTCAGTTCAATACTTTTTGActcttccagctttcaCATGTACTTTACAAGTGTTCGCCTTCTGCAATACGCACGACGTCTCATGGGGTACCAAAGGATCCACAAGTAGCTTAAAGCCACTTTCAAAAGCCATTGTCGTCCAAGGTCCTGACGGTAAACAGATTGTCGAAACGGACTGGCCCCAGGAAGTTGATAAAAAGTTCACCGAGATCAAAAGCCGTTTGAAAGAGGTcgaatttgaagaaacagtGGTCGACGAATCTCAAAAACGCAATGATTACTACAGAGATATCAGAACGAGAATTGTCATGATTTGGATGTTATCAAATTTGATATTTATCATGTCGATTACGCAAGTTTACAAACCGGAGAAGGTTAATAACGGATACCTAATTTTCATTCTGTGGTCAGTAGCCGCACTAGCCGCTTTCAGAGGTCTGGGATCTATGGCTTTCTTGTTCATGAAATATTTGCGTATGATTGTGAGCTACAAAAATAAGGCCGAGGGCAATGGCTCCTATAGCCTGCCCAAAATGAACGTTTTTAACCGGAGCGACGAAGCTTGA
- the SCO1 gene encoding Cu-binding protein SCO1 (ancestral locus Anc_3.225) produces the protein MFRTQVSKAIPSCLRASGLIRRPLSAKATQWQRYVTCGRRLYNQADETEKLKRKPLSRIPIGGTEQSASQRVTSDSIEFSTWKAAVLFIVVGGGLYYFFSKEKKRLETEKEAEANRGYGKPVVGGPFNLVDENGEQFTDKDLLGKWSILYFGFTHCPDICPDELDKLGVWLDALTKKHGIELQPIFVTCDPARDSPKVMKEYLRDFHPSLKGVTGSYDEVKSACKQYRVYFSTPPHVKPGQDYLVDHSIFFYLMDPEGQFVEAMGRNYDEKSGVEKIVEHVKSYVPTEEREKRKSKWYSFLFD, from the coding sequence ATGTTCAGGACGCAGGTATCTAAAGCTATTCCCAGCTGTTTGAGGGCATCTGGATTGATTAGGAGGCCCCTGAGTGCGAAAGCTACTCAGTGGCAGCGATACGTTACGTGTGGCAGACGGTTATACAACCAAGCCGATGAGACtgaaaagctgaagaggaagcCTTTGAGTAGGATACCTATTGGTGGAACCGAGCAGTCTGCTTCGCAGAGAGTTACCAGCGATTCAATAGAGTTCAGCACATGGAAAGCTGCTGTTCTTTTCATAGTGGTCGGCGGTGGGCTGTACtacttcttctccaaggagaagaagaggcttGAGACAGAGAAGGAAGCCGAGGCCAATAGAGGCTACGGCAAGCCCGTAGTGGGTGGTCCATTCAATCTGGTGGACGAAAACGGGGAGCAATTCACCGATAAAGATTTGCTCGGCAAATGGTCTATTTTGTATTTCGGATTCACCCATTGCCCCGATATCTGTCCTGATGAGCTGGACAAGTTGGGAGTATGGCTTGACgctttgacgaagaaacATGGAATTGAATTGCAGCCAATCTTTGTAACGTGCGATCCGGCAAGGGACTCTCCGAAGGTTATGAAGGAATATCTGAGAGATTTCCACCCCAGCCTCAAAGGCGTAACCGGTAGTTACGACGAAGTCAAGAGCGCTTGCAAGCAGTACAGAGTTTACTTCTCAACGCCACCACACGTGAAACCAGGTCAAGACTACCTGGTGGATCATTCGATTTTCTTTTATCTAATGGACCCAGAAGGACAGTTTGTGGAAGCAATGGGGAGAAACTACGATGAAAAGTCAGGCGTGGAGAAAATCGTTGAGCATGTCAAAAGCTATGTGCCCACGGAGGAGCGTgaaaagaggaagagtAAATGGTACTCGTTCCTATTTGACTGA